A window of the Desulfobacula toluolica Tol2 genome harbors these coding sequences:
- a CDS encoding fumarate reductase iron-sulfur subunit gives MSEQERILKFQVFRYNPQKKGDKPRMVTYEVTEAPGMTVFIALNEIREQQDPSFQFDFVCRAGICGSCAMVINGQPTLACRTLTSNYKDGEIKLLPLPGFELIGDLSVNTGKFMRAMSERVESWIHDTNADDVNFDKLEERMDPDVADQIYELERCVECGCCVSACATKRMRPDFLSAVGFMRLARYALDPRDKRSDEEFYEIIGDDDGVFGCMTLLGCEDYCPKDLPHQTQIAYLRRKMSLIS, from the coding sequence ATGAGTGAACAAGAAAGAATCCTGAAATTTCAAGTATTTAGATATAATCCCCAGAAAAAGGGCGACAAGCCCCGCATGGTAACCTATGAGGTTACCGAAGCCCCTGGGATGACGGTTTTTATTGCATTGAACGAGATTCGAGAACAGCAGGATCCGTCTTTTCAGTTTGATTTTGTCTGCCGGGCGGGCATCTGCGGATCATGTGCCATGGTGATTAACGGTCAGCCGACCCTTGCATGCAGAACCCTGACCTCAAATTATAAAGACGGTGAGATTAAACTTCTGCCCTTGCCCGGATTTGAACTGATCGGAGATCTTTCAGTCAATACTGGCAAATTCATGCGGGCCATGTCCGAACGAGTAGAGTCCTGGATACATGACACCAATGCGGATGATGTGAATTTTGATAAACTTGAAGAGCGCATGGACCCGGATGTGGCAGATCAAATTTATGAGCTTGAACGGTGTGTTGAATGCGGTTGCTGTGTATCTGCCTGTGCTACCAAACGAATGAGACCGGATTTTTTATCTGCAGTAGGATTTATGCGTCTGGCACGGTATGCACTTGATCCAAGGGATAAACGCTCTGATGAAGAATTTTATGAAATCATTGGTGATGATGACGGCGTGTTTGGCTGCATGACCCTTTTGGGATGTGAAGACTATTGCCCCAAGGATTTGCCTCATCAGACACAGATAGCTTATCTGAGAAGGAAAATGAGCTTGATCAGTTAG
- a CDS encoding FumA C-terminus/TtdB family hydratase beta subunit → MNGFIYEHMFPLGKDTTQYRRLTGKYIKIKKFEEKDVLIVEPQALTLLAEKAFKDVAHLYRSEHLERLRQIIDDPESSDNDRYVALELLKNAVIAAGKVYPMCQDTGTAIVMAKKGQQVWSRTDDAEELSKGVFKVYTQNYLRYSQNAPFSMYDEKNTKTNLPAQIDITAEQGDEYKFLFMAKGGGSANKTVLFQMTKTVLKSENTLIDFMLEKMKELGTSACPPYYIAFVIGGTSVELNLKTVKLASARYLDSLPTQGSDTAHAFRDIDLEKKVLARSYGLGIGTQFGGKYFALDIRVIRLPRHGASCPIGLGVSCSADRQIKGKITKDGIFLEQLEENPDQYLPKKEPDMKEAVHINLNRPMDEIRSELSRYPVATRLALTGQIVVARDIAHAKFMEQYEAGKGLPNYLKNHIVYYAGPAKRPKQEISGSFGPTTAGRMDSYVPSFQKEGASMIMLAKGNRSKQVKDSCRIHGGFYLGSIGGPAARIGKDFIKKAHIIEYEELGMEAVYMITVENFPAFIIIDDKGNDFYEDIL, encoded by the coding sequence ATGAATGGGTTTATATATGAACACATGTTTCCTTTGGGCAAAGATACGACGCAGTACCGCCGCCTTACCGGGAAATATATTAAGATAAAAAAATTTGAGGAAAAAGATGTCCTCATTGTGGAACCGCAGGCATTGACCCTGCTTGCTGAAAAAGCCTTTAAGGATGTGGCCCATCTTTACAGGTCAGAGCATCTTGAAAGACTCAGACAGATTATTGATGATCCGGAAAGTTCCGACAATGACCGGTATGTGGCGTTGGAATTGTTGAAAAATGCCGTTATTGCAGCGGGAAAAGTGTATCCCATGTGCCAGGATACGGGAACTGCCATTGTCATGGCAAAAAAAGGGCAGCAGGTCTGGAGCCGGACCGATGATGCAGAAGAGTTATCCAAAGGCGTATTTAAGGTGTATACACAAAATTATTTGAGATATTCTCAAAATGCACCTTTTAGCATGTATGATGAGAAAAATACCAAGACCAATCTGCCGGCCCAGATTGATATTACAGCTGAACAGGGAGATGAATACAAATTCCTGTTCATGGCAAAAGGTGGCGGATCTGCCAATAAAACCGTCCTTTTTCAGATGACAAAGACCGTATTGAAGTCAGAAAATACCCTGATTGATTTTATGCTGGAAAAAATGAAAGAGCTTGGAACGTCAGCCTGCCCGCCATATTATATTGCATTTGTCATTGGCGGCACATCTGTGGAACTTAATTTAAAGACTGTAAAACTGGCGTCCGCCAGATACCTGGATTCGCTTCCCACCCAAGGCAGCGACACGGCTCATGCCTTCAGGGACATTGATCTTGAAAAAAAAGTGCTGGCCCGGTCATATGGATTGGGCATTGGAACTCAGTTCGGGGGCAAGTATTTTGCCCTTGATATAAGGGTGATCCGTCTGCCGAGGCACGGGGCATCCTGTCCCATTGGTCTGGGGGTTTCCTGCTCTGCTGATCGGCAGATCAAGGGAAAAATTACAAAGGACGGAATTTTTCTGGAACAGCTGGAAGAAAATCCCGATCAATATCTGCCGAAAAAAGAACCAGACATGAAAGAAGCTGTTCACATTAATTTGAACAGGCCAATGGATGAGATCCGGTCGGAACTGTCCAGGTATCCTGTGGCCACACGGCTGGCCTTAACCGGACAAATTGTTGTGGCAAGGGATATTGCCCATGCAAAATTCATGGAACAGTATGAAGCAGGCAAAGGCCTGCCTAACTACCTGAAAAATCATATTGTCTATTATGCCGGCCCTGCCAAACGGCCCAAACAGGAAATTTCAGGATCATTTGGTCCTACAACGGCCGGGAGAATGGATTCTTATGTGCCTTCCTTCCAGAAAGAGGGTGCTTCCATGATAATGCTGGCCAAGGGCAATAGATCAAAGCAGGTTAAAGATTCGTGCAGAATCCATGGCGGGTTTTATCTGGGGTCAATCGGCGGTCCTGCAGCCCGGATAGGGAAAGACTTTATTAAAAAAGCACATATCATCGAATATGAAGAGCTGGGTATGGAAGCTGTTTATATGATCACGGTGGAAAATTTTCCGGCCTTTATTATTATTGATGATAAAGGCAATGATTTTTATGAGGATATTTTGTAG